One stretch of Miscanthus floridulus cultivar M001 chromosome 18, ASM1932011v1, whole genome shotgun sequence DNA includes these proteins:
- the LOC136522058 gene encoding ubiquinone biosynthesis O-methyltransferase, mitochondrial-like: protein MLRRALLSSASPLHGRARIPRPSHSPIQALLPQWSRYASVASSSVPPQPPPPPPPSPPRGPSRSGDGGPTVSSLNPAEVAKFASIAETWWDSSGPFKPLHVMNPTRLSFIRSTLCRHFRRDPNSSKPLEGLKVIDVGCGGGILSEPLARMGAMVTAIDAVDKNIKIASIHAASDPTTASIEYCCATAEELVKEKRLFDAVISLEVIEHVANPLEFCESLSALTVPNGATVVSTINRSMRAYATAIVAAEYILRWLPRGTHEWSKLVTPEELVLMLQKASVSVEEMAGFVYNPLSGEWSLSDDISVNYIAFGIKKSEASSTNGREASLS, encoded by the exons ATGCTCCGCCGCGCCCTCCTCTCCTCCGCCTCCCCACTCCACGGCAGGGCACGAATCCCGAGACCCAGCCACTCTCCTATCCAAGCCCTCCTCCCCCAATGGAGCAGGTACGCCTCCGTGGCCTCCTCCTCGGttccgccgcagccgccgccgccaccccctcCATCTCCGCCTCGAGGTCCGTCGAGGTCGGGCGATGGCGGTCCCACTGTCTCGTCGCTGAACCCTGCAGAGGTCGCCAAGTTCGCCTCCATCGCCGAGACCTG GTGGGATTCTAGTGGTCCATTCAAACCTTTGCATGTGATGAATCCAACCCGACTGTCTTTTATCCGCTCCACTCTTTGTAGACACTTCAG GAGGGATCCAAATTCATCTAAGCCACTTGAAGGTCTCAAAGTTATTGATGTTGGATGTGGAGGTGGCATTCTGTCAGAG CCTCTTGCTCGAATGGGTGCTATGGTTACTGCAATTGATGCTGTTGACaagaatataaagattgcaagTATTCATGCG GCATCTGATCCAACAACTGCTTCGATTGAGTATTGTTGTGCAACAGCTG AGGAACTGGTAAAAGAGAAAAGGCTGTTCGATGCTGTAATTTCTCTTGAG GTGATTGAGCATGTCGCTAATCCTTTGGAGTTCTGTGAATCCCTCTCGGCTTTGACAGTTCCTAATGGTGCCACTGTGGTTTCCACAATCAACCGTTCAATGAGAGCATATGCCACTGCAATAGTTGCTGCTGAGTATATCCTCAGATGG CTTCCTAGAGGCACACATGAGTGGTCCAAACTGGTTACCCCTGAGGAGCTGGTCCTAATGCTGCAAAAGGCTTCTGTCTCC GTTGAAGAGATGGCAGGGTTCGTTTACAATCCGTTGAGTGGAGAATGGTCCCTGTCAGATGATATCAGTGTAAACTACATTGCTTTTGGCATCAAGAAGAGCGAAGCATCGTCAACAAATGGCAGAGAAGCAAGTTTATCATAG
- the LOC136522118 gene encoding dehydrin DHN4-like — translation MAHYEQGRRQQVDEYGNPIPGGHGIQGQAGGYGVAGTGGGQQAGYGATGTGTHDAGGYGGSGYPGDGATGTGVHDAGGPGGYGATGTHGVAGFQDGAGGVGHAGGMHGATGMGTHGTGTGRHGAHGATGMHDTGVLGGGGHTGTGMPGHGTAGHGGTGITGTEGAFPHGAEHKTGGILRRSGSSSSSSSSSEDDGMGGRRKKGLKEKIKEKMPGGHKDNQGQATATGAYGGTGYTGAGPTTGTGTTGGAFAPTTGGTHEEKGVMEKIKEKIPGGHKDYDQHQHTTAGATGGGYGGTTDTYGTTTTTEGTHEKKGFMEKIKEKLPGQH, via the exons ATGGCGCACTACGAGCAGGGGAGGCGGCAGCAAGTCGACGAGTACGGCAACCCGATCCCTGGGGGCCATGGTATTCAGGGTCAAGCCGGCGGGTACGGCGTCGCGGGCACCGGCGGCGGCCAGCAGGCCGGGTACGGCGCCACTGGCACCGGCACGCATGACGCCGGGGGCTATGGCGGCTCTGGTTATCCGGGTGACGGGGCTACCGGAACAGGCGTCCATGACGCCGGTGGCCCAGGAGGGTATGGAGCCACAGGTACGCATGGCGTGGCCGGATTCCAGGACGGCGCCGGCGGCGTCGGGCACGCTGGTGGTATGCATGGTGCAACAGGCATGGGCACCCATGGTACCGGCACCGGTCGTCACGGTGCGCATGGTGCCACTGGAATGCATGACACCGGGGTTTTGGGCGGAGGAGGGCACACCGGCACCGGCATGCCCGGCCATGGCACGGCGGGTCACGGCGGCACAGGCATAACTGGAACCGAAGGCGCGTTCCCCCATGGAGCTGAGCACAAGACAGGCGGCATCTTACGCCGCTCCggcagctccagctccagctcg TCATCATCTGAAGATGATGGCATGGGTGGGCGTCGGAAAAAGGGCCtaaaggagaagatcaaggagAAGATGCCCGGAGGCCACAAGGACAACCAGGGCCAGGCGACGGCAACCGGAGCATACGGCGGGACAGGATACACTGGGGCTGGGCCGACAACCGGTACAGGAACCACCGGCGGGGCGTTCGCGCCGACGACCGGAGGCACCCACGAGGAGAAGGGCGTGATGGAGAAGATCAAGGAGAAAATCCCGGGTGGCCACAAGGACTACGACCAGCACCAGCACACCACCGCCGGGGCAACCGGCGGCGGCTATGGCGGAACCACCGACACGTacgggacgacgacgacgactgagGGGACGCATGAGAAGAAGGGTTTCATGGAGAAAATCAAGGAGAAGCTCCCCGGTCAGCACTAG
- the LOC136523443 gene encoding uncharacterized protein, translated as MTSQSPPRRRRRRQPSTAKPQPPTVTTIHSLGDDLLREIFLRLPSLPSLVHATLTCRGFLAAVRSSPAFRRRFRALHQHPLLGFFFESIGEEVPSFSPIRRRSDPDIAAALRGADVFLTRVPYHEDASPAWTIEECRGGCILLLNWRTEHIAVYNQSPDSFRVVASCHDKSRVRASVFSSDTREWQILPWSETAPAQPSGKKHWLLSGTQVNGNLYWAHAEQAYIVVMDTATRQFSCIDLLEHLKGQGYLDNLGGTKDGKLCIVSVAGFTLYIWFRRVDASSAEEWMLHNVIPLEGEILQATEIPEDELCEHGLQVFAFLDGIVFMSIYGEDILPSWFLSFCLETRKLEKLFKRTFDHIVYPYIMGWPTFLIGNDNDMSLGSGV; from the coding sequence ATGACCTCGCAATCACCACcccgtcgccggcggcggcggcagccgtcGACAGCGAAACCGCAGCCGCCCACCGTCACTACCATTCACTCCCTCGGTGACGACCTCCTCCGCGAGATCTTCCTCCGCCTCCCCTCACTCCCGAGCCTCGTCCACGCCACCCTCACCTGCCGCGGCTTTCTCGCCGCAGTCCGCTCCTCCCCCGCCTTCCGCCGCCGCTTCCGCGCCCTACACCAGCACCCTCTCCTCGGCTTCTTCTTCGAATCCATCGGCGAAGAGGTCCCCTCCTTCTCGCCCATCCGCCGCCGCTCCGACCCGGACATCGCTGCCGCTCTCCGCGGCGCGGATGTCTTCCTCACCCGGGTACCCTACCACGAAGATGCTTCCCCCGCGTGGACGATCGAAGAGTGCCGTGGCGGCTGCATCCTCCTTCTCAACTGGCGCACCGAGCATATCGCCGTCTACAACCAGAGCCCGGACTCGTTCCGCGTGGTCGCCTCCTGCCACGACAAGTCGAGGGTGCGCGCTTCTGTCTTCTCATCGGACACTAGGGAGTGGCAAATTCTCCCCTGGTCGGAGACCGCCCCAGCACAGCCGTCAGGCAAGAAGCACTGGCTTCTCAGTGGCACGCAGGTGAACGGGAATCTGTACTGGGCACACGCCGAACAGGCCTACATTGTGGTCATGGACACGGCAACGCGGCAATTCTCCTGTATCGATCTGCTGGAGCACTTGAAAGGGCAGGGCTATCTCGACAATCTCGGGGGGACCAAGGATGGGAAGCTCTGCATCGTGTCCGTAGCTGGATTTACACTATACATTTGGTTCCGGAGAGTAGATGCTAGCAGTGCTGAGGAGTGGATGCTCCACAATGTGATACCGTTGGAAGGAGAGATTCTTCAGGCTACCGAGATCCCAGAAGATGAACTTTGTGAGCACGGGCTCCAAGTGTTCGCATTTCTTGATGGCATTGTGTTTATGTCGATATATGGAGAAGATATTTTGCCTTCTTGGTTCCTTTCCTTCTGCCTGGAAACAAGGAAACTGGAGAAGCTGTTTAAAAGGACATTTGACCACATTGTGTATCCGTACATCATGGGCTGGCCTACCTTTTTGATTGGCAATGATAATGATATGTCACTTGGCTCAGGTGTTTAG